In Mytilus galloprovincialis chromosome 1, xbMytGall1.hap1.1, whole genome shotgun sequence, the following are encoded in one genomic region:
- the LOC143074124 gene encoding uncharacterized protein LOC143074124, which produces MRQKKTIVPLCIGIFGFLLFVVSGIIYCQIFKPNNINEAFDRHIRFKRDVNNVNSTFENVHIKNVQQKFSGNYTTNESNLSTTVGENEDILNAKSSNEPIAEPETTSESSAQSVNNNETVLYINSTTEPKSEPETTSEPKSEPETTFEPKSEPETTSEPKSEPETTSEPKSKPETTSEPKSEPETTSEPKSKPETTSEPKSEPETTSEPKSEPETTSEPKSEPETTSEPKSEPETTSEPKSEPETTPESEPETTSEPKSEPETTPKSEPETTSEPKSEPETTSEPRSEPETTSEPESEPETTSEPELEPETTSEPKSEPESTSEPESEPETTFEPKSEPETTSEPKSEPETTSEPKSEPETTSEPESEPETTSEPESEPETTSEPESEPETTSEPESEPETTSEPEPETEPESESFPEPVPKWDLAMKEYKWGWDFLVYLFGIIFLLLGLYSVYNIIRLWRIEHLLSRNYFVTLNVLVTLQCLLRGLYLVIDAHNRNGTFPVIVNYFLYSTAYPCLTSAFSILFYALLLATRVQVVSTRIQKLSLLIGIITFHFALSIATSVIVGLFFSAQVLLLVCQFFYVIWGTVLFIGYFHIFNKLRLAAMFRNKNSASIYKASFASKDGKTNGRSMKKKSKNRYTLNTSVKITFAAAIFGLLCVMLEVYGIFGVYRLYIDSHIPEPWPFFSYQFLLRFVEFLMCCLMVYVASQPIMVRRRSSNKTFSTVTGMFKRLFCVPQEEKLIDSEPSSAANSHAIALSDDFDKKHTVVNFDIKNEEKHCPLKKEQSHLVIRDGVVRFKAEDDSVTGSEVGTSLPDLIHGTMINEKRNSVSSDTGISNKGYKENAVESAQKLHRCDTEPSENFKRSIDFEKMSVGTFGTDITRPLSSINLTHSLEWEFEQAYERSFIHNSGSTRSLPSDLSACSSGNCNSLLLKEVSPLQNRSNSMFSYEESEAAIYNDSSSKKPLIKKSIESSTDRNIDDDTKL; this is translated from the coding sequence ATGCGTCAGAAAAAGACAATCGTACCTCTATGTATTGGAATATTTGGATTTTTGCTATTTGTGGTCAGTGGCATAATTTACTGCCAGATATTTAAACCGAATAACATCAATGAAGCATTTGATAGACACATTAGGTTCAAGAGAGATGTTAATAATGTAAATTCTACTTTTGAAAATGTTCACATTAAGAATGTTCAGCAAAAATTTTCTGGGAATTACACAACTAATGAAAGTAATTTGTCCACAACTGTAGGTGAAAATGAAGACATATTGAATGCTAAATCTTCAAATGAACCTATTGCTGAACCTGAAACTACATCTGAGTCGTCAGCACAATCTGTAAATAACAATGAAACTGTGTTGTATATAAATAGTACAACTGAACCTAAGTCAGAACCAGAAACTACATCTGAACCTAAGTCAGAACCAGAAACTACATTTGAACCTAAGTCAGAACCAGAAACTACATCTGAACCTAAGTCAGAACCAGAAACTACATCTGAACCTAAGTCAAAACCAGAAACTACATCTGAACCTAAGTCAGAACCAGAAACTACATCTGAACCTAAGTCAAAACCAGAAACTACATCTGAACCTAAGTCAGAACCAGAAACTACATCTGAACCTAAGTCAGAACCAGAAACTACATCTGAACCTAAGTCAGAACCAGAAACTACATCTGAACCTAAGTCAGAACCAGAAACTACATCTGAACCTAAGTCAGAACCAGAAACTACACCTGAATCAGAACCAGAAACCACTTCTGAACCAAAATCAGAACCAGAAACTACACCAAAATCAGAACCAGAAACTACTTCTGAACCAAAATCAGAACCAGAAACTACTTCTGAACCAAGATCAGAACCAGAAACTACTTCTGAACCCGAATCAGAACCAGAAACAACTTCTGAACCTGAATTAGAACCAGAAACAACATCTGAACCTAAGTCAGAACCAGAATCAACTTCTGAACCTGAATCAGAACCAGAAACAACTTTTGAACCTAAGTCAGAACCAGAAACTACATCTGAACCTAAGTCAGAACCAGAAACTACATCTGAACCTAAGTCAGAACCAGAAACAACTTCTGAACCTGAATCAGAACCAGAAACAACTTCTGAACCTGAATCAGAACCAGAAACCACATCTGAACCTGAATCAGAACCAGAAACCACATCTGAACCTGAATCAGAACCTGAAACTACATCTGAACCAGAACCAGAAACTGAACCTGAATCTGAATCTTTTCCTGAACCTGTTCCAAAATGGGACCTAGCTATGAAGGAATACAAGTGGGGATGGGACTTTCTTGTATACTTATTTGGTATAATATTCTTACTTCTTGGATTATACAGTGTTTATAATATTATACGATTGTGGCGTATTGAACATTTACTcagtaggaactattttgtgacATTGAATGTTTTAGTCACACTTCAGTGTTTGTTGAGAGGACTGTACCTTGTCATAGATGCTCACAACAGAAATGGAACATTTCCCGTGATTGTGAACTATTTTCTCTACAGTACTGCATATCCATGCTTGACGTCTGCTTTTAGTATTTTATTCTATGCCCTGTTGCTGGCAACAAGGGTTCAAGTGGTTTCTACAAGAATACAGAAACTTTCGTTACTTATTGGAATTATAACATTTCATTTTGCACTGTCCATTGCTACATCTGTTATAGTTGGATTATTCTTCAGTGCTCAAGTATTGCTATTAGTATGTCAatttttctatgtcatttgggGCACTGTTTTATTCATAGGATATTTTCATATATTCAACAAATTAAGATTAGCAGCTATGTTTCGAAATAAAAACTCTGCAAGTATATACAAAGCAAGTTTTGCAAGTAAAGATGGCAAAACTAATGGCAGATCTATGAAGAAGAAAAGTAAAAATAGATACACTTTAAATACATCGGTGAAAATAACATTTGCTGCTGCTATTTTTGGATTACTTTGTGTAATGTTAGAAGTGTATGGAATATTCGGCGTTTATAGACTTTATATTGATAGCCACATTCCAGAGCCATGGCCATTCTTTTCTTATCAGTTTTTGTTACGATTTGTGGAATTTTTGATGTGTTGCCTCATGGTATACGTTGCATCACAACCAATCATGGTCCGTAGAAGAAgctcaaataaaacattttctacTGTTACTGGAATGTTCAAACGTTTATTTTGTGTTCCTCAGGAAGAAAAATTAATTGACTCAGAACCTAGTTCTGCAGCAAACTCTCATGCTATAGCGCTTAGTGATGATTTCGACAAGAAACATACTGTAGTGAATTTTGAtatcaaaaatgaagaaaaacattgTCCATTGAAAAAAGAACAATCTCATCTTGTAATAAGGGACGGTGTTGTCAGATTTAAAGCTGAAGATGATAGTGTGACTGGTTCTGAAGTTGGAACCAGTTTACCAGATTTAATACATGGAACTATGATTAATGAAAAACGCAATTCTGTTTCTAGTGATACAGGTATTTCTAACAAAGGATATAAAGAGAATGCCGTAGAAAGTGCACAAAAACTTCATCGATGTGATACAGAACCATCAGAAAATTTCAAACGCAGCATTGACTTCGAAAAAATGAGTGTTGGTACTTTTGGTACTGATATAACAAGACCATTATCCTCTATAAATTTGACTCATAGTTTAGAGTGGGAATTTGAACAGGCATATGAAAGAAGCTTTATACATAATTCAGGATCTACAAGAAGCTTGCCTAGTGATCTCTCAGCTTGTAGTTCAGGAAATTGtaacagtttacttttaaaagaggTTTCACCTCTTCAGAACAGAAGTAATTCAATGTTTTCATATGAAGAATCAGAGGCAGCCATTTATAATGATTCTTCATCCAAAAAGCCTTTAATCAAAAAGTCTATTGAATCTTCAACAGACAGAAATATTGATGATGACActaaattatga